The proteins below come from a single Aegilops tauschii subsp. strangulata cultivar AL8/78 chromosome 6, Aet v6.0, whole genome shotgun sequence genomic window:
- the LOC141026027 gene encoding uncharacterized protein, whose amino-acid sequence MDVRGVLRGLVGCSSTFACWLLFLLCFVILVGKADVFLNLRPTAAPQGCCVMVVLFFMSFLPEITSRNRKRCRVVVDRLRGKGPTIGSPLSVDWVGFTAEESEMLKAGYRKRSFYGGPDYKCTNCGAVFWFEERGIVDARACIDEWRLHFIMKANNDLRAENLQGVTDAVGKGQTDASSLGKKNILPSSFTGGRRYMIENFQDAIAISRVFGPPDLFTTFTCNPKWPEITEALCSEPGQMPSDRADLPVRVYHMKLNDYIHDIKSGEAFGPVVAVLHTVEFQKRGLPHAHILIWLDRKKREEACAARGLLGDDLEWYSAFDEALTWGMGDQLRRLFVTILVHCGVNDENAFFEKYWSHLAEDIKYNIKRSFRDDNHVVPPNELRDILLDKLTVLFSKNGSNILDHRLPLKTTYDDNSDDNDMITDELSADPKSELLKAETIHNQLNPDQLLAYKNIIDRVVSGKTSFFFVSGYGGTGKTFLWSSIISYLRGKERIVLTVASSGVAALLFPGGRTAHSRFKIPISLDDNGTCDIKRSSKLAEMIESASLIIWDEALMTHRRCFEALDHSLRDILSADDPSIADMPFGGKVMVLGGDLRQILPVIEGGTRSQVINAAITNSPLWHFIEVLHLNVNMRLPMQTTDPVLQAEIASFAGRILSIGDGTAPCVTRQGECEPSWVTIPDDMLIHSEDNRIGAIVNVVYTNFAKNCSNRKYLCQRAILTTTNDLAQEV is encoded by the exons ATGGACGTGCGTGGGGTGCTGCGTGG GTTGGTCGGTTGTTCGTCCACGTTCGCTTGCTGGCTGCTCTTCCTGTTGTGCTTCGTCATTCTG GTTGGAAAAGCTGATGTGTTTCTGAATCTGCGACCTACTGCTGCTCCTCAAG GATGT TGTGTTATGGTTGTTCTGTTCTTCATGTCGTTCCT TCCAGAAATTACGTCCCGTAATAGAAAGAGATGCAGGGTGGTTGTTGATAGACTTAGGGGGAAGGGGCCTACCATTGGATCACCCTTAAGTGTTGACTGGGTTGGATTCACGGCTGAGGAGTCTGAGATGTTGAAAG CTGGGTACCGAAAGAGATCTTTCTACGGTGGCCCAGACTACAAATGTACCAACTGTGGTGCAGTCTTCTGGTTCGAGGAGAGG GGCATTGTAGATGCACGCGCTTGCATAGACGAGTGGAGGCTGCATTTCATCATGAAGGCTAATAATGATCTTAGAGCAGAGAACTTGCAAGGAGTCACTGATGCTGTTGGAAAAGGGCAGACAGATGCAAGTTCTCTTGGCAAGAAAAACATACTTCCATCCTCTTTTACCGGTGGCCGGCGTTATATGATTGAGAACTTCCAGGACGCAATAGCTATTTCACGTGTCTTTGGCCCACCAGACCTTTTCACCACCTTTACCTGTAATCCCAAGTGGCCTGAGATAACAGAAGCCCTATGTTCTGAGCCTGGCCAGATGCCTTCAGACAGGGCGGATCTTCCAGTCAGGGTTTATCACATGAAGCTCAATGACTATATTCATGATATTAAGAGTGGGGAGGCCTTTGGTCCTGTCGTAGCGG TACTGCACACTGTGGAGTTCCAGAAAAGAGGTCTTCCTCATGCCCATATCCTGATCTGGCTTGATAGGAAAAAACGGGAG GAGGCATGTGCTGCTAGGGGCTTGCTTGGAGATGATCTTGAATGGTATAGTGCGTTTGATGAGGCTTTAACCTGGGGTATGGGAGATCAGCTGCGCAGGCTTTTTGTTACAATCCTTGTTCATTGTGGTGTTAATGATGAAAATGCTTTCTTCGAAAAATATTGGTCACACTTAGCTGAGGATATTAAGTACAATATCAAGCGCTCTTTTCGTGATGATAATCATGTTGTACCTCCTAATGAGCTGAGAGACATCTTGCTTGATAAGTTGACAGTTCTATTTAGTAAAAATGGTTCTAATATTCTAGACCACAGGCTGCCATTAAAGACTACATATGATGATAACTCTGATGACAATGACATGATAACTGATGAACTATCTGCTGATCCTAAAAGTGAACTACTAAAGGCAGAAACCATACACAACCAATTAAATCCAGATCAACTCCTAGCTTATAAGAATATTATCGACAGAGTTGTGTCTGGAAAAACTAGCTTTTTCTTTGTTTCTGGATATGGTGGAACTGGGAAAACTTTTCTCTGGAGTTCCATAATTTCTTATCTTAGAGGTAAAGAAAGGATTGTTCTCACAGTTGCATCTTCTGGGGTTGCAGCACTTCTTTTTCCTGGAGGTAGGACTGCTCATTCTAGGTTTAAAATACCAATCAGTCTAGATGACAATGGAACATGTGATATAAAAAGATCTAGCAAATTAGCAGAGATGATCGAATCAGCCTCCCTAATAATATGGGATGAGGCTTTAATGACGCATCGTAGATGCTTTGAGGCTTTGGATCATAGCTTACGTGATATTCTGTCTGCCGACGATCCTTCTATAGCTGACATGCCTTTTGGTGGTAAGGTTATGGTTCTGGGTGGCGATTTGAGACAGATTTTACCAGTCATTGAGGGTGGGACTCGCTCACAGGTTATAAATGCTGCTATAACAAATTCACCTCTATGGCATTTTATAGAAGTTCTACATCTTAACGTGAACATGCGTTTGCCTATGCAAACAACTGATCCTGTTTTACAAGCTGAGATAGCTTCTTTTGCTGGTCGGATCTTGAGTATTGGTGATGGTACAGCGCCTTGTGTTACTAGACAAGGGGAGTGTGAGCCAAGTTGGGTAACAATTCCTGATGATATGTTGATCCATTCTGAGGATAATAGAATAGGCGCTATTGTTAATGTTGTATACACAAACTTTGCTAAAAATTGTTCTAATCGAAAGTACTTGTGCCAAAGGGCTATCTTAACAACAACAAATGATCTAGCTCAAgaagtgtga